TTCGGCACCGTTTTTCAGAAGCTCGGGGATGAGATTCCTTACAATATTTGAGTCTACCACCGTTTCTACCGCAAACCAGTTTGAGTCGTAAAGCGGGGCTACCGTAGGAGCATTCAGGCTCGGCAGCAGAGATACGACCTGCTTCATATGTTTTTCAGGAACATTCATTTTCAGGCCGACCATTTTTTCCGCCAACAGAGCACCCTTGAGCAGAAGCGCAATCTGTTCGAGCTTTTCTCTTTTTTCAAGGTTCTGCCAGGTGTTATGGTTGGCGATCAGCTGGGTATTGGTTTGCATCAATTCATGGACAATTTTCAAACCATGAGCCCTGATGGTACTTTCGGTTTCAGTTACTTCCACGATAGCATCTGCCAGGCCGGATACCACTTTTGCTTCGGTGGCACCCCATGAAAATTCAACGGTCACGTTAATATTGCGCTCGGAAAAGTAATTTTTTGTAAATTTTACCAGTTCGGTTGCTATCTTTTTACCCTCCAGGTCCTCAATCTTCCTGACGGGCGAATCGTAGGCAACCGCCAGGACCCAGCGGGCCGGCCGCGCACTTACCTTGGAATAGACAAGATCGGCGACCACATGCACGTCGGAATTGTTTTCGGCAATCCAATCCTTGCCGGTCAGCCCTGCGTCCAGGGTGCCGTTTTCTACATAGCGGGACATTTCCTGAGCTCTGCATATGGCGCATTCAATGGTCTCGTCATTGATTTCGGGGAAATAACTTCTGCCATTGACGTTAATTTTCCACCCGCTCCTTTTGAACAGATCAATCGTCGCGTTTTGCAGGCTTCCCTTGGGAATTCCGAGCTTTAATCGGCTTGTCATTTTTTATATACCTCCTCGGGATCAAACAGCGGCTTGCCGACAACCCTGACAGCCCCGTTTTCAACCAGTTTAAAAAAACAGCTTT
The Candidatus Desulfatibia profunda genome window above contains:
- a CDS encoding ATP phosphoribosyltransferase — translated: MTSRLKLGIPKGSLQNATIDLFKRSGWKINVNGRSYFPEINDETIECAICRAQEMSRYVENGTLDAGLTGKDWIAENNSDVHVVADLVYSKVSARPARWVLAVAYDSPVRKIEDLEGKKIATELVKFTKNYFSERNINVTVEFSWGATEAKVVSGLADAIVEVTETESTIRAHGLKIVHELMQTNTQLIANHNTWQNLEKREKLEQIALLLKGALLAEKMVGLKMNVPEKHMKQVVSLLPSLNAPTVAPLYDSNWFAVETVVDSNIVRNLIPELLKNGAEGIIEYPLNKVI